In one window of Hyla sarda isolate aHylSar1 unplaced genomic scaffold, aHylSar1.hap1 scaffold_1779, whole genome shotgun sequence DNA:
- the LOC130313528 gene encoding gastrula zinc finger protein XlCGF17.1-like, which produces HTGEKPFSGSGSGKCFTQQSNLFTHQITRTREKPFSSSQCGKCFTCKGDVTRHQRTHTGEKPFSCSQGGNCFTRKSNLVQHQRTHTGEKPFSCSEFGKCFTGKSKLLKHQKAHTGENAFSCSECGKRFTDKSHLVQHHRTHTGEKPFSCSECGKCFTDKSSLVKHQRTHTGEKPFSCSECRKCFTDKSSLVKHQRTHTGEKPFSCSECGKCYTGKSNLLKHQKTHIGEKLFSCSECGRCFTEKSHLVRHQRTRTGEKPFSCAECGKCYSQKSSLVKHQRTHTGEKPFSCSECGKCYTGKSSLLKHQKTHIGKKLFSNHILLNIKELTQERSQFRAINDADNTSIYSPCT; this is translated from the coding sequence cacacaggagagaagccgttttcaGGTTCAGGAAGtggtaaatgttttactcagcaatcaaatCTTTTTACACATCAAATAACTCGCAcaagagagaagccattttcaagttcacaatgtgggaaatgttttacttgcaAAGGAGATGTTActcgacatcaaagaactcacacaggggagaaaccattttcatgttcacaaggtgGGAACTGCTTTACtaggaaatcaaatcttgttcaacatcaaagaactcacacaggggagaagccattttcatgctcagaatttgggaaatgttttactggcaAATCAAAACTTCTTAAACATCAGAaagctcacacaggagagaatgcattttcatgctcagaatgtgggaaacgcTTTACTgacaaatcacatcttgttcaacatcatagaactcacacaggagagaagccattttcatgctcagaatgtgggaaatgttttactgacaaatcaagtcttgttaaacatcaaagaactcacacaggggagaagccattttcatgctcagaatgtaggaaatgttttactgacaaatcaagtcttgttaaacatcaaagaactcacacaggagagaaaccattttcatgttcagaatgtgggaaatgttatactgGCAAATCAAATCTTCTTAAACATCAGAAAACTCACATAGGAGAGAAgctattttcatgctcagaatgtgggagatgttttactgagaaatcacatcttgttagacatcaaagaactcgcacgggggagaagccattttcatgtgcagaatgtgggaaatgttattcccaaaaatcaagtcttgttaaacatcaaagaactcacacaggagagaaaccattttcatgttcagaatgtgggaaatgttatactgGCAAATCAAGTCTTCTTAAACATCAGAAAACTCACATAGGAAAGAAGCTATTttcaaatcacatcttgttaaacataaaagaactcacacaggagagaagccaatttagagcaataaatgatgcagataacacatctatatattcaccatgtacatag